A region of Gracilinanus agilis isolate LMUSP501 chromosome 3, AgileGrace, whole genome shotgun sequence DNA encodes the following proteins:
- the HPN gene encoding serine protease hepsin, whose translation MAEKESGQKVQCWSLPKIVAVIAGGILLLAGIGAASWAIVTVLMRSDQEVLYPVQVSPADLRLTVFDGTEGTWRLLCSSRANSRVASLSCEEMGFIRSLTHSELDVRVFGTNGTLGYFCVDEERLPYARRLSEVISVCDCPRGLFLATLCQDCGRRKLPVDRIVGGQDASLGRWPWQVSLRYDGSHLCGGSLLSGDWVLTAAHCFPERNRVVSRWRVFAGAVAQASTQGLQLGVQAVVYHGGYLPFRDPNSEENSNDIALVHLSSPLPLTEYIQPVCLPAAGQALVDGKICTVTGWGNTQYYGQQANMLQEARVPIISNTVCNSPDFYGNQIKPKMFCAGYTEGGIDACQGDSGGPFVCEDNISRTPRWRLCGIVSWGTGCALAHKPGVYTKVGEYQEWIYRAMKTHSEDSGIVTQL comes from the exons GTGGCCAAAAGGTTCAGTGTTGGTCTCTGCCCAAGATTGTGGCGGTCATCGCAGGGGGCATCCTGCTCCTGGCGGGGATTGGAGCAGCTTCTTGGGCCATTG TGACTGTGTTGATGAGGAGTGACCAGGAGGTGCTATACCCGG TACAGGTGAGTCCGGCAGACCTGCGGCTTACTGTGTTTGACGGAACCGAGGGCACATGGCGGCTGCTCTGCTCCTCCAGGGCCAATTCCAGGGTGGCAAGTCTGAGTTGTGAGGAGATGGGCTTCATCAG GTCTCTGACCCACTCGGAGTTGGACGTCCGGGTATTTGGAACAAATGGCACATTGGGCTACTTCTGTGTGGATGAGGAGAGGCTCCCCTATGCTCGAAGGCTGTCGGAAGTCATCTCTGTATG TGACTGTCCCAGGGGCCTCTTCCTAGCCACCCTGTGCCAAG ATTGTGGCCGGAGGAAGCTGCCTGTAGACCGTATTGTCGGGGGCCAAGATGCCAGCCTGGGCCGCTGGCCGTGGCAGGTCAGTCTGCGCTATGATGGGTCGCACCTGTGCGGGGGGTCCCTGCTGTCCGGAGACTGGGTGTTGACTGCTGCCCACTGCTTCCCTGA ACGGAACCGGGTCGTGTCACGGTGGAGAGTTTTTGCGGGTGCTGTGGCCCAGGCATCGACCCAGGGACTCCAGCTTGGGGTCCAGGCTGTGGTGTACCACGGAGGCTACCTCCCCTTCCGGGACCCCAACAGTGAAGAGAACAGTAATGACATTGCTCTGGTGCACCTGTCCAGTCCCCTGCCCCTCACTG AATACATCCAACCTGTCTGCCTCCCAGCTGCTGGTCAGGCCTTGGTGGATGGGAAGATTTGCACCGTAACAGGCTGGGGAAACACTCAGTATTATG GCCAACAGGCGAATATGCTACAGGAAGCACGAGTTCCTATTATCAGCAACACGGTCTGCAATAGCCCTGACTTCTACGGGAACCAGATCAAACCCAAAATGTTCTGTGCTGGCTACACTGAGGGGGGCATCGATGCCTGCCAG GGAGACAGCGGGGGCCCTTTTGTGTGTGAGGATAATATCTCCAGGACACCTCGATGGAGGCTGTGTGGGATAGTGAGCTGGGGAACAGGCTGTGCCCTTGCCCACAAGCCTGGGGTTTACACAAAAGTTGGAGAATACCAGGAGTGGATCTACCGAGCCATGAAG ACTCACTCCGAGGACAGTGGGATAGTGACCCAACTCTGA